Proteins encoded together in one Phyllostomus discolor isolate MPI-MPIP mPhyDis1 chromosome 6, mPhyDis1.pri.v3, whole genome shotgun sequence window:
- the CDK2AP2 gene encoding cyclin-dependent kinase 2-associated protein 2 isoform X1, giving the protein MSYKPIAPAPSSTPGSSTPGPGTPVPTGNEATRRPGLPEHLHGLAVGYRGDGQRDSAHLCWQQERHGAPEERHHPCPGPGQRVPGRDRAQRPHVTGSTSTSDSGPFPATAGHLLLPGLHPELRFLSCVPWWVPSRNQGVALTPVGGTNLGPLE; this is encoded by the exons ATGTCCTACAAACCcatcgcccccgcccccagcagcacCCCGGGCTCCAGCACCCCCGGACCCGGCACCCCAGTCCCTACAG GCAATGAAGCCACCCGGCGCCCAGGGCTCCCAGAGCACCTACACGGACTTGCTGTCGGTTATAGAGGAGATGGGCAAAGAGATTCGGCCCACCTATGCTGGCAGCAAGAGCGCCATGGAGCGCCTGAAGAGAG gcatcaTCCATGCCCGGGCCCTGGTCAGAGAGTGCCTGGCAGAGACAGAGCGCAACGCCCGCACGTAACAGGAAGCACCTCCACCTCCGACTCTGGACCTTTCCCGGCCACTGCGGGGCATCTGCTTCTCCCTGGCCTTCACCCCGAGTTGCGCTTCCTGTCCTGTGTCCCTTGGTGGGTGCCCTCCAGGAACCAGGGGGTGGCTCTCACTCCAGTCGGCGGCACTAACTTGGGACCCCTGGAATAG
- the CDK2AP2 gene encoding cyclin-dependent kinase 2-associated protein 2 isoform X2, with the protein MSYKPIAPAPSSTPGSSTPGPGTPVPTAGSVPSPSGSVPGAAAPFRPLFNDFGPPSMGYVQAMKPPGAQGSQSTYTDLLSVIEEMGKEIRPTYAGSKSAMERLKRGIIHARALVRECLAETERNART; encoded by the exons ATGTCCTACAAACCcatcgcccccgcccccagcagcacCCCGGGCTCCAGCACCCCCGGACCCGGCACCCCAGTCCCTACAG CCGGAAGTGTCCCATCTCCGTCGGGCTCGGTGCCGGGAGCCGCTGCCCCTTTCAGACCACTGTTTAACGACTTTGGACCGCCCTCCATGGGCTATGTGCAG GCAATGAAGCCACCCGGCGCCCAGGGCTCCCAGAGCACCTACACGGACTTGCTGTCGGTTATAGAGGAGATGGGCAAAGAGATTCGGCCCACCTATGCTGGCAGCAAGAGCGCCATGGAGCGCCTGAAGAGAG gcatcaTCCATGCCCGGGCCCTGGTCAGAGAGTGCCTGGCAGAGACAGAGCGCAACGCCCGCACGTAA
- the CDK2AP2 gene encoding cyclin-dependent kinase 2-associated protein 2 isoform X3: MGYVQAMKPPGAQGSQSTYTDLLSVIEEMGKEIRPTYAGSKSAMERLKRGIIHARALVRECLAETERNART; encoded by the exons ATGGGCTATGTGCAG GCAATGAAGCCACCCGGCGCCCAGGGCTCCCAGAGCACCTACACGGACTTGCTGTCGGTTATAGAGGAGATGGGCAAAGAGATTCGGCCCACCTATGCTGGCAGCAAGAGCGCCATGGAGCGCCTGAAGAGAG gcatcaTCCATGCCCGGGCCCTGGTCAGAGAGTGCCTGGCAGAGACAGAGCGCAACGCCCGCACGTAA
- the CABP2 gene encoding calcium-binding protein 2 isoform X1, which translates to MVWGPMGNCAKRPRPRRPKDSWQWPSSPPGGSRHGPGPGLSPEEQGDPRPGVQGYSVLSSLVGPACIFLRPSIAATQLDRELRPEEIEELQVAFQEFDRDQDGYIGCRELGACMRTLGYMPTEMELIEISQQITGGKVDFEDFVELMGPKLLAETADMIGVRELRDAFREFDTNGDGCISLGELRAALKVLLGERLTQREVDEILHDIDLNGDGLIDFEEFVRMMSR; encoded by the exons ATGGTTTGGGGGCCCATGGGCAACTGTGCCAAGCGGCCCCGACCCCGGAGGCCTAAG GACAGCTGGCAGTGGCCCAGCTCCCCCCCAGGGGGCTCCCGCCACGGCCCGGGCCCCGGCCTCAGCCCTGAGGAGCAGGGGGACCCCAGGCCGGGCGTCCAGGGCTACTCGGTGCTCAGCAGCCTGGTGGGGCCTGCCTGCATCTTCCTGCGGCCCAGCATCGCAGCCACCCAGCTC GACCGGGAGCTGCGGCCGGAGGAGATAGAAG AGCTGCAGGTGGCCTTTCAAGAGTTTGACCGAGACCAGGACGGCTACATCGGCTGCCGGGAGCTGGGCGCCTGCATGCGGACGCTGGGCTACATGCCCACGGAGATGGAGCTCATTGAGATTTCCCAGCAAATCA CTGGCGGGAAGGTGGACTTCGAGGACTTTGTGGAGCTGATGGGCCCCAAGCTGCTGGCCGAGACGGCGGACATGATTGGAGTGCGGGAGCTGCGGGACGCCTTCCGAGAG TTCGACACCAACGGCGACGGCTGCATCAGCTTGGGGGAGCTCCGAGCCGCCCTCAAGGTCCTGCTGGGGGAGCGCCTCACCCAGCGGGAGGTGGACGAGATCCTTCACGACATCGACCTCAATGGGGACGGCCTGATCGACTTTGAAG AGTTTGTGCGAATGATGTCTCGCTGA
- the CABP2 gene encoding calcium-binding protein 2 isoform X2 — protein sequence MVWGPMGNCAKRPRPRRPKDRELRPEEIEELQVAFQEFDRDQDGYIGCRELGACMRTLGYMPTEMELIEISQQITGGKVDFEDFVELMGPKLLAETADMIGVRELRDAFREFDTNGDGCISLGELRAALKVLLGERLTQREVDEILHDIDLNGDGLIDFEEFVRMMSR from the exons ATGGTTTGGGGGCCCATGGGCAACTGTGCCAAGCGGCCCCGACCCCGGAGGCCTAAG GACCGGGAGCTGCGGCCGGAGGAGATAGAAG AGCTGCAGGTGGCCTTTCAAGAGTTTGACCGAGACCAGGACGGCTACATCGGCTGCCGGGAGCTGGGCGCCTGCATGCGGACGCTGGGCTACATGCCCACGGAGATGGAGCTCATTGAGATTTCCCAGCAAATCA CTGGCGGGAAGGTGGACTTCGAGGACTTTGTGGAGCTGATGGGCCCCAAGCTGCTGGCCGAGACGGCGGACATGATTGGAGTGCGGGAGCTGCGGGACGCCTTCCGAGAG TTCGACACCAACGGCGACGGCTGCATCAGCTTGGGGGAGCTCCGAGCCGCCCTCAAGGTCCTGCTGGGGGAGCGCCTCACCCAGCGGGAGGTGGACGAGATCCTTCACGACATCGACCTCAATGGGGACGGCCTGATCGACTTTGAAG AGTTTGTGCGAATGATGTCTCGCTGA
- the LOC114499161 gene encoding glutathione S-transferase P 1, translating to MPPYTIVYFPVRGRCEAMRMLLADQGQSWKEEVVTKDSWMQGTLKASCLYGQLPKFQDGDLTLYQSNAILRHLGRSLGLYGKDRREAALVDMVNDGVEDLRRLCSHLIHHSYEESKAQYIEELPGRLQPFETLLSQNRGGQAFIVGDQISFADYNLLDLLLNHQVLAPGCLDSLPLLSAYVARLSARPKLRAFLDSPEHVNRPVFGTRKT from the exons A TGCCACCCTACACCATCGTCTACTTCCCCGTCCGAG GGCGCTGCGAGGCCATGCGCATGCTGCTGGCCGACCAGGGCCAGAGCTGGAAGGAGGAGGTGGTCACCAAGGACTCCTGGATGCAGGGCACGCTCAAGGCCTCCTGT CTGTACGGGCAGCTCCCCAAGTTCCAGGACGGAGACCTGACCCTGTACCAGTCCAACGCCATCCTGCGCCACCTGGGCCGCTCCCTCG GGCTCTACGGCAAAGACCGGCGGGAGGCGGCGCTGGTGGACATGGTGAACGACGGGGTGGAGGACCTGCGCAGGCTCTGCAGCCACCTCATCCACCACAGCTAC GAGGAGAGCAAGGCCCAGTACATCGAGGAGCTGCCGGGGCGCCTGCAGCCTTTTGAGACCCTGCTCTCCCAGAACCGGGGCGGCCAGGCCTTCATCGTGGGTGACCAG ATCTCCTTCGCCGACTACAACCTGCTGGACTTGCTGCTGAATCACCAGGTCCTGGCGCCCGGCTGCCTGgactccctgcccctgctctcaGCCTACGTGGCTCGCCTCAGCGCCCGGCCCAAGCTCAGGGCCTTCCTGGACTCCCCCGAGCACGTGAATCGCCCCGTCTTTGGAACCCGAAAGACATGA